The genomic segment ATGAGTCACTGAGCGAAGCACTCATTGAGCTTAAACACTTAAAAGCAAGAGGCTGGACATTATATTTCAGCAACGATGGCTTAGAGATCATTGCAAGAAAGCGATTTTTATTTTTCGACCAGCAATAAATACGCACCCAAAACAAGGTATGTATTTGAACAACAGCGCACGATTCACACTTTCTTTACGCATCATAAAAAATAACCCATAAATTTATTCACAAAAAAACATCATGCATCGTCTTATTTACAACAGGGCAATACAAAATGAACCCAATAAAATCAGCACACAAAAAAATACGGCACGGGTTCAAAGTAACTTTCATATCAAAAAACATTCAATCTGATAAAAAAGTAAAAGAATTCGCAGATGAAATAAACAACAACACCATTTTATTTACCCGTGAATTTTCAGAAAAACTGCGTGAGACACACACAAATATTATATGCACCGCAAACGACAATCACATTGAACTAAGCACAAACGGGAAAAAAGAATCAGCATATATCAGCGTGAAAAAGGCGAAAACATATTCATCTGACGACAAAGGTTATTCAGGCACTTTTTTTACAAACCTGCTGATCAGCACGCATAACAATCAGCCTATTTTTCAATTTATACCCGCAATAAGCTGGACATGCAATGAATGTGCAATAAAAAGAAAACTCAGAGTCGCCAATACAACACCAACACCTGAATACGGCCAGAATATTGAAATACCAATGGATAACTATTAACAATCATTTCAAATATCAGCACTTAAAAATCCTTTAGTATTAATTTTAAAACCAAGGAGAATTAAAGAATCAGACACAAAAAAAGCATAACCCAACTTTAATTTATTTAAACCCTAAGGAACATAACATGACTGCTTATACTCTTTCGTTTCAAAACAATTCCAGCAACTCTGCCACCGCTTGCGTTTACACCACAGCGCCTGATATTGGCGTACCTAATGTGATGTCCCTGGCATGGCTGACTAAGCCATCTCACCCAACGACCCGATTAAATTTTGATTGGAATATTGATTACAGTCTTGTTTGGTCAGAAAACGGTGATCTTAAACCAGGTGCCACTTTCGAAGCGTCCCAAACATGGGCTGTGGATCCGAACGGCGAAAATGCGGTGTTACTGACTTACGACGAGCACGGCTATACCTTTACCAATAAATCAAGCGCAGCTCCGGCCGGCTCACTTATCGTTAAACAAAGCTCGAGCGTACCTTTACGCAAGGCATCGGTTGGGGTAGGTATCTCTGGTCAGCCTGCTTTGGCTGTAGAAGCACAACCCAATATCCATCTCGCATTTACACCTCATCCTAAATACTGGATCACCTTTGGCAGCTATGAAGTGGGTGAAGTGCTGGATCTGGAAGAAATTTCTGATTCATTTGAAATTGATTATCCCGCCAATGTTTATTCAGCCGTAGTGACCCTGGATATTAACAACCAATGGAGCGTGGATTACAAATAATTCACTCTACAAATAAATTGTAATTATCACCATTCGTATCATTAATTACGATAACCAATCACACCATACATAAAGAATGAAAATCCGGCGGCATTTGTCGCCGGATCAAAATCGGCCTTACCAAAAGAAGGCCAATACATTTAACAACCCTATTTTTTTATAAGAGTAAATAATCATGCCTAACGAAGCAAAGAAAGTTTTTATTACCTGCAAAAACAACCCATCTCTAGCAGAGAAAACAGCAAAAGAAATTAGAAGCGATCCAGGCGTCACAAAAAGAATGGTGGAGGAAATTAATGCCAATAAAAAAGAACTGAAAATCTAGAGAAAACAGAAAAACTCGGCATTGATTACGAAGCATTTGTAGTTAACGTTGTTGCTGGTTTGGCTATAGATGGAATTGTAGCTGCGATTAGATATGGCTACAACAGAGCTCGCCGCTCCAATCAACCTGAAGCTCAGCAAGTCATACAGCAAGGTCAGAATTTAGCTGCAATTTTTAAAAATTAATACGTATTTTATAGAAAATACGAATACTGAATATAATAGCAGAAGAATATATCTGTTATTTAATATCAATCCGTTGTGCATTTGTTAGCTCTAATTAAAATACCGCCTAATCCCTCCGTAAACCTTAAGTTCAGTATTTTTTAAAACGGCAAAAAAATTCGCATAACAACCATCTAACACCCCAGCCATTCGGAGCAATGACCATGGAAACTACCACAGCTAAAAACACTACAGAA from the Iodobacter fluviatilis genome contains:
- a CDS encoding protein rhiA, with product MTAYTLSFQNNSSNSATACVYTTAPDIGVPNVMSLAWLTKPSHPTTRLNFDWNIDYSLVWSENGDLKPGATFEASQTWAVDPNGENAVLLTYDEHGYTFTNKSSAAPAGSLIVKQSSSVPLRKASVGVGISGQPALAVEAQPNIHLAFTPHPKYWITFGSYEVGEVLDLEEISDSFEIDYPANVYSAVVTLDINNQWSVDYK